ATTGTTGAATGGGACTCAACGGGTAGCCTGCGTGGGAGGACATGTGTCGGCTCTGATTATTCTAGTACCGTTCAATTTGAAATTGATCATATGGgaaaacttgttgaacatccggTAATCTTGGTGAATTTGAACTATTCTTGTACTAAAGATGTTTGCATGCTATTTATGTCCATGCCTACAGTGTTTACTTCTGTCGTGTTTGATGTAATTTATCCGGTTTGTTGAAATCCCGTTTGAAATGTTTGCGACGGTTGAATGTCCGGCTCTCACATCACTTCTTACTGATTGATCCCCACCGTTTCGCAGACGGATACAGTGTTTGATATGGACGTCACGTTGAAGATGGTATATCAGTTAAAAATACTCCAGAGTGATGGTGCAAAGGCATGTTTGAATCACGCCATCGCAGATCTGCAAGTGGCCAGTGCATTAAATTCGGCCATTAGCTGACGGGCATATTTTTTAGCATCGGCGCTTCCCGGACGAGCCGGTCAAGGAATCATTCGCATTTTCTAAGTCCGAAAGATATAATCGTGGTCGACTTTCATGGTACTTTCTCTGTTTTATATTAATTGTAGTATTAAATCAGCGACAACCAATACCAAATGGAGGGAGTACGCTCCACTCTGACCGTCCGTTCACATCGTGATGTGTGCACATGTAATCATCACATGCCCACCTTCTGTCCGCCCCAGAGTCATTAGCAGGAGTTGACATTACATTTCAGTTAACAATCTGCTACGGAGTATATAATAGCCTGATCGATGGCTGTAACCTGACTAGCGAGACCCGTCGTGGAGAACTAGGTAGCTACACCGATGGAGGCGGAGGCAGCGAGTGGTAGCGCCGGCGGGTGGTCGAAGGTGGGAACATCGCTTCCCGTGACGAGCGTGCAGGCTCTGGTGGCGTCCGCCGGCGAGCTGACGGTGGACAAGATCGGACGGTATATCCAGCCGGACATCGACGCACATGCCGTTCTCCCTGAGCTGTCCGACGAGGTTCCGGTGATCGATCTCAGCAAGCTCTTGAGCGCCGAGTCCGCTGAAGCAGAGATCGCCAAGCTCAGATTTGCCTGCGCGGAGTGGGGCTTCTTTCAGGTACTTGAGGCCAATATTAACCGACCAGTACAATTTATATTTCTTCATAATGGGTATTGTATCTCCGTGGGCAACCTGGAGACATTTGGGGTCTGGGTCTTTACCTTCGATCATAGAGATAGTCTTTTTTTGGTTGTTGTTCATTAGGATAGTTGATGAGATACTTGAAGCCCGACAGACTTTACGAGTAAACAAATAATTTTGTTCACCCAGCTTGTGTTTTTTTTACCAACTaggacaatgcccgtgcgttgcgacgagATATAAATATTCTAGTGTGTTAACTCGTGATTTATCTGCCCATATTAATGTGATTGTCCAAATAAATGTTAATCAAATCTGTCCGTGATCTACCCTATAGTCTGATGATAAATTTgataagtaaattaaagtggaattgATGCAAAAAAACAAGtaaattaatgtgattgagcggtATACTGGAAGCTGTGGTCAAATATGGCATGGTGAAAAAAAAACCAGCTGACGATGGAGACATGGTGGAGGGGGAAACCGGTTGACGAAAAGTTCCACCTAGCAGGAAAAGAAACGCTACTTATTTTTTCAGTAGTATATAGAGATTTATTCTAAACTCGATCTCTAACCTTGCCCTCCTCAGATAATATTGTTGGATTTAAGAAATTGTAACGTCTATAATGTGGTAGTAATTGAGATTGATTCAGACTCACTTGTAATATCTATTACTTCAAAAGGTCTTACAAATTCTTAAATACGACATTTCTTGTAAATTTGAGGATGACTGATCCTATATAAACCTAATCATTGGTTATTTATGGTTTCATTTTCTATATTTATTATTATCAACTTAATATTCCAAATATCTTCAGTCACTTTTTTAGAATATTTCTTTTTAAAAATCTCAGTTCATATAGTTATTTTTTGAATTCTTAGATTTATTCACATCTTCCAATTTTATTACTTTCTTCCCTCGAATGCTTTtcctggtattttttcataatttatcATACTTTTGTGCAACTCGGTCATCACATGGGGGAAATAATTGCAATTTGTCATATTGCTCCGATTGTCGTTAGGGACCAGATTAGCCACTTTCAAAAGTATAGGGTCAAAGATATCTAGTATTGGATTTCAAAGATAAAATCCGGAATTAGTCTAGAGAGAAAAACCATACTTTTCTCTACATATTAGTTTGTAGATTCATTAATTCCATCCCTTGAAAATGTGTTTGATAAAGCATTATTGTTTGTCCAACTATTGTGCTTTCAGGTTGTAAATCATGGAATACCGGATGAAGTCATAATGGGTATAAAGCAGGACATTCAAAATTTCTTTCGACTCCCCCTCGAAGTTAAGAATGAATACGCTCAACGCCTAGGGGATCTTCAAGGGTATGGCCAAGTGTTTGTTGTCTCTGATGATCAAAAGCTAGAATGGGGTGACAGGTTTGCCCTCTTCATTGAACCACCCCAAGCTCGTGATATGAGCTACTGGCCAAGTCAACCTCATACTTTCAGGTCAGACTTTGTATGCTTGGGATATCTAAATGTATAAGAAAGGAGAAGGAAAATGCCTGCTACCTTCTATTCTATGCACCAGATTAAGCAAATATATTAATTTGGCAAAGGCGCTCAAGTTGGTTCGAGATTGGATACTTAAACCTTAGAAGATTGACATGGTTGCATGTGATCTTTTGGTAAATGGATTGACCGTGTCAAGTTTTGAACTAAGAACTTGCTTTCACCGATATAGTGTGCCATATTTGTGGTGTGGTCTTTGAAGCATCATTTTGACATTTATTCATCTTCTTATGCATATGATCCATCTGTTGTGTGTTTATTACATTATTACATGTAAAAAATGCATTACCCTTTTAATATACACTCATACTCCAAAGAGAAGAGTACCAAACATTTATGTTGGCCGTATCATTTCATTCCTTTCCAATGTTACGCATCTCTCAAAGTAAACTACTATGATATAGCTTTTATGTTTATGCATAGCTATAGATATGACACCAGCCTCACCAAACTAAATTAACCTCACAACAACCTAGAAAAGATTGTTGCCTTTATTGTTGATGTTCTACCTATCCCTAGACAATTTGGTTGAATATTGTTCGTTATGAAACTTAGAAGTTGCAAATTTTACTAAAATCAGCCATAGGAACTAATGAATATTATTTGTTCTATGAAAAACAAATTGATATCAAGTCTTCTGGGTAAAATTTCAGCATCAATATCCAGCAATCGAGTTTTTATGGTTCATGGTAATGACCAACAAAGGGCCGTCTAGGGGACTATACAAGCAATGGATTTTTTATTGGGCTTGTTATTTGTACTTGGTACAAAAACAAGCTAGGTCTGGTCATATAAGTCCAACGTATTTCAATATCTACCAAAGCCCATCATTAACAGAGAAACATTAATATTTTTATGATCCCAGGAATTGTATTGAACAGTACTCTTCAGAGGTGATGAAATTCACGCGTTCTCTTGCCATCTTGATTGCAAAAACACTAGATGTTGATCCGGAATTGGTGGGAGACAAACATGCGTCTCAATTTCTCAGGATGAACTACTACCCTCCATGCACGTCAACCCCAGAAAAGGTTCTAGGCTTGTCACCGCATTCCGATGGATCTTTTCTAACTATTCTGCTAGAAGTTAATTCAGTTCAAGGCTTACAAATTAGAAGGCATGGTGCATGGATTCCCGTGAAACCACATTGTGATGCACTATTGGTGAATGTGGGCGACCTTCTTGAGGTATGCTTCTAAAGACATATTAACCTAGTAGTATAGCATCTGAAACGAAATGGTATAAAAATTAGTAAAAACTTTGCAATCCTTATATGTGTTTGGGTGGGAGAAATCCTCAACTTCATAACTTACTATCTCCTTTATGAAACTCTAAGATACAGATGTGCTTACATGCTCACACACCCATCCCTCTgacaccaattgaaagtgcgtaTGTCCGACATGTCATCTTGTGCTAAATAGCTCTGCTACTTGGGTTTGTAAAAGCACTTCTCAATTGATGTATCACATATTAAATCGTTAATTTTACCAGGTCATATGCTGGTCTAGAAAAAATAAGCAGGATTTTTGCTTAGGGTTGTTTCTAAATGTTTTGGGGGTTTGAGGGCAGAAAAAGTACATTGTCCACCTAAGCAAACAAGCGAGTCATCGAGCCACCTTTGTAGCCCTCACACAACATCTAGGAAACTTAGTTGAGAAAGCTCATTCTTAATTGAAGAAAAGACTCATTGTTTTCTCTTTGTACAAGGTACTAGGTTATTGTTCCTATTCTCTGGTTCTCAATAGGATTGTCTTGTAATAAATGAAAATCAGCTTGTTAATATTCAATTTTCAATAGGATTATGTTGCAATAAACAAAAATTAGCTTGTTAGTGTTCAACATTTTTTCTGCTGTCTTCTTCTATTTTTTCTGTAAATTCTTTATCAAATAAGACAAAAAAAAATTAAGGCCTTACAAGCGATGTCATCTTTTTCGGGGGATGGACGGTACACTCTAGACAAAGGAATAGTTGAATGGTGTATATATTACTTTTCCCTAGACAATGTCATGTGTAGTCTCAAACTACTTCCAATTTTATACGATTGAGAAACTACTATTTTCAAGGATATAGATGAGAAACTTGATATTTGTTGAATCCAATCTATTTATTATTTATAGATTATGACAAATGGGAAGTACAAGAGCATTGAGCACAGGGTCACCATCAATCCCCACAAGGAGCGACTATCCATATCAGCATTTCAAATCCCAAACTATGATGGAATTATTTCACCAATGTTGGAAACTGCAGAACAGAAGATATTATACAAGACAATGAAAGTAGGAGAGTATTTAAGACTTTATTTCTCAAACAAACTAGAAGGAAAGAGAGCCCTGGATTATGCGAAGTTATCCGAAATATAAGGATTTTCTACTGAACTTTGTCGTTCTGGATAAACACTCTTAAATTAATATGTGATGCTTCATTTTAATGGATATATATTTCTCACCAGGACCAATCGGCGAGACGTTTGTCATTTTATATGaacctttgcatttattttcagatatacaTGTGATGAAATTCTTCATCGGGTACACTTGTAATACTTGAAAGACGAATATAGGTTTATTTCAAATATCTGTTCCAAACCATCCATCAAGATAGGTGGTGCCAAGCGGAAGATGACAATTATGGATTGAGAAATACAACTGCCCCATTAGCCACCAATCAATTATCGGTGCTTATTTTGTTTGACTGGAATTACATCCATCTCGTTATGTTGATGTTGTGATCTTGTAGACTTGACTTGTGTGCTGCATTTTTGTTGCTTGAACTATCAAACACCATAAACAACTGACTTGCAGATGGCCTCAGCTTAATTTTGTTTTTGCTTAATGTAATGCCATGTTTTAGCTAATACTTAGAGACGCGTGCTGTATATTGGGTCTCCGATGGAGTATTAGTCATAGATGTTGTTGGATAACGGTTTATATACACAagggcctaagagcatctccaacaggcacaTAGTTGCGCGCCCCCTAAATTTGTTTTTCTGCGCCGAAATAGCTTTTTAGCGCACGCAGGAGAGTGTTTAATTTGCTTTACCAGGCGCTGAAAAATTTAGCCGCTATAGCACCAGCAGGCACTGCAAAATATAACGTTTCGAGCCCAAGGCGTGTATCGCCGGAGTGGATCTCCGCATAATACACGCTGGAGGGGTGGAGGCGGCCGCCGCGGAAGCCCGAGCTGCTCCGGGGGCGCGGCGGCATGACAAGGCGCTGGAAGAGGCGGGGGGAGAAGGCGCAGTGGCGGCGGGGAATTGGAAGAGGCGGGGGAGAAGGCGCGGTGGCGGGGCACGGGAAGAGGCGAGGAAGAGGCGCGGGGGAGGGAAAGGGTGGCAGTTGGCGGGCGCCCGCGCGCGGCTTTTAACCAGCGTGTTGGACGACGCGCGCAATGCCGCTTTTAACCAACGCGCTGGACGACGTCCAGAAGAAGCTGCGATGCACCCAGTTACACGACCCCCAATGGTGTAAAATATGCTTCACTTGTTGTATAGACTTCGTCCAACGGATTTGACAATTTCAGATCTGTGTGTATATTTATATATCTATATGTGTCTtcatgctttcacaaaattcataattTATGAGGTATTACTGGCTTGGTATATTTAGAATCACTGATACGACCTTGATTCCTCATACTTAACTTAAGCCACTATCCTAAATAGTGTTCCATTGGAAAACTTTCACGTCCAGATTTCACCTATGAGCCCGTGGATCCGCCTCCCCTCTACCTGTCGCTCCGATGGCTGGTGGCGGGGAGGGGAACCTCGGTGTCTCCGCTCCGCTTAGTAGTTGAGGTTAGGGCATTTAGTCCACGCAGGTGCGGCGCTCGGGTGGATGATGGTgtttcttcttcgagtttgtcttccaGGTTTCGACCCCCTCGAGTTTGTTCGTTTGGACATAGTCGATGGAGCTCCGCATGGGATTCCTACCATCTCCTTGGGacggcgaggttagggtttctcgtcatgtGGACA
This region of Triticum aestivum cultivar Chinese Spring chromosome 2D, IWGSC CS RefSeq v2.1, whole genome shotgun sequence genomic DNA includes:
- the LOC123048467 gene encoding 2-oxoglutarate-dependent dioxygenase 11, with the protein product MEAEAASGSAGGWSKVGTSLPVTSVQALVASAGELTVDKIGRYIQPDIDAHAVLPELSDEVPVIDLSKLLSAESAEAEIAKLRFACAEWGFFQVVNHGIPDEVIMGIKQDIQNFFRLPLEVKNEYAQRLGDLQGYGQVFVVSDDQKLEWGDRFALFIEPPQARDMSYWPSQPHTFRNCIEQYSSEVMKFTRSLAILIAKTLDVDPELVGDKHASQFLRMNYYPPCTSTPEKVLGLSPHSDGSFLTILLEVNSVQGLQIRRHGAWIPVKPHCDALLVNVGDLLEIMTNGKYKSIEHRVTINPHKERLSISAFQIPNYDGIISPMLETAEQKILYKTMKVGEYLRLYFSNKLEGKRALDYAKLSEI